The following proteins are co-located in the Myxocyprinus asiaticus isolate MX2 ecotype Aquarium Trade chromosome 18, UBuf_Myxa_2, whole genome shotgun sequence genome:
- the LOC127456394 gene encoding wee1-like protein kinase 1-A, translating to MSFSVRRHGKSPILKPFRQKLQFSASDNEEDCLEEANNSTGAESGFTELDSPVSVRRGNVDKRPEDLGSSPLSRTRDDDESWDEEGFGSPSRVKPPFYMKSSPSSRKSPPAYDSSPERSYVHDDMEGSSSPVPDCPDTPPHKTFRKLRLFDTPHTPKSLLSRARTTPSTSRRVALFKNVNSTGKPCLDGRRNQTPNVNINPFTPDSVLMQSSTLQRNNRKRSHWNDSCGEDMDASDAEMEDELIPPKRITMMENNMMSRYVSEFHELEKIGSGEFGSVFKCVKRLDGCVYAIKRSKKPLAGSVDEQNALREVYAHAVLGQHPHVVRYYSAWAEDDHMLIQNEYCNGGTLSDVIGENNRRMHFLSEIELKDLLLQVSRGLKYIHSTALVHMDIKPSNIFISRKPAAILEELEDEDDGPTRVVYKIGDLGHVTRVTNPQVEEGDSRYLANEVLQEDYSNLKKADIFALALTVVSASGAEPLPTNGEKWHKIRQGILPHIPQVLSQEFLSLLKLMIHPDPTRRPSTSDLVRHPVLLTASRMSADQLRVELNAEKFKNALLQKELKKAQMAKAAAEERALSKDRVLTRSTIQSGSRASRLIGKMNRSVSLTIY from the exons ATGAGTTTCAGTGTACGGAGGCACGGCAAGTCTCCAATTTTAAAACCCTTTAGACAAAAGTTGCAGTTTTCCGCCAGTGATAATGAAGAGGATTGTTTAGAGGAGGCGAATAACAGCACCGGGGCCGAATCGGGCTTCACCGAGCTGGACTCTCCCGTCTCCGTGCGGCGAGGCAACGTAGATAAGAGACCGGAGGACCTGGGCAGCAGCCCCCTCAGCCGAACCCGAGACGACGACGAGTCCTGGGACGAGGAGGGTTTCGGCTCGCCATCACGCGTGAAACCCCCTTTTTACATGAAAAGCTCCCCGTCGTCAAGGAAAAGTCCTCCGGCTTACGACAGTTCACCCGAGAGAAGTTACGTTCATGATGACATGGAGGGATCCAGCTCTCCTGTCCCGGACTGTCCTGATACACCACCCCATAAAACCTTCAGGAAACTCCGTCTGTTTGATACCCCTCACACCCCAAAG AGTTTATTGTCGAGGGCCAGGACGACGCCATCGACAAGCCGGAGAGTCGCCCTGTTCAAGAATGTGAATTCCACAGGCAAACCCTGTCTGGACGGACGACGAAACCAGACACCTAATGTCAACATCAACCCCTTCACCCCGGACTCTGTCCTGATGCAGTCATCAACGCTACAAAGAAACAACCGGAAACGATCACATTGGAATGA CTCCTGTGGAGAGGACATGGATGCAAGCGATGCTGAGATGGAGGATGAGCTGATTCCTCCAAAG AGGATCACAATGATGGAGAATAACATGATGTCCAGATATGTGTCTGAATTCCACGAGTTGGAGAAGATCGGCTCTGGAGAGTTTGGCTCCGTTTTCAAATGCGTCAAGAGATTGGATGGTTGTGTCTATGCCATCAAACGTTCCAAAAAGCCCCTGGCAGGCTCTGTGGATGA GCAGAATGCACTTCGTGAGGTCTATGCACATGCAGTTCTTGGACAGCACCCTCACGTTGTGAGGTATTATTCTGCTTGGGCAGAAGATGACCACATGCTGATCCAGAACGAGTACTGTAATGGTGGAACCCTGTCTGATGTCATTGGAGAGAACAATAGACGCATGCATTTCCTGTCAGAAATTGAgctgaaggatctgctgctgcaAGTCTCTCGTGGACTCAAGTACATTCACTCGACAGCACTTGTTCACATGGATATCAAGCCAA GCAATATATTCATTTCACGCAAACCTGCTGCCATTTTAGAGGAACTTGAAGATGAAGACGACGGACCTACAAGAGTGGTGTACAAAATAG GTGATCTAGGTCATGTTACAAGGGTTACTAATCCCCAAGTTGAAGAAGGTGACAGCAGATACCTGGCTAATGAAGTCCTTCAGGAG GACTACAGTAACCTGAAAAAAGCAGACATATTTGCTCTGGCTCTGACTGTTGTCAGTGCCTCTGGAGCAGAGCCCCTTCCCACCAATGGGGAAAAGTGGCACAAAATCCGACAGGGCATTCTGCCTCATATCCCACAAGTGCTTTCTCAGGAATTTTTAAGCTTGTTAAAG CTTATGATCCATCCTGACCCAACGCGCCGACCCTCAACCTCTGACCTCGTCAGACACCCTGTTCTGCTCACTGCTTCCAGAATGAGTGCTGACCAGCTTCGTGTAGAGCTCAATGCTGAGAAGTTCAAGAATGCACTTCTACAAAA ggAGCTCAAGAAAGCTCAGATGGCAAAGGCCGCAGCAGAGGAGAGGGCTCTGTCTAAAGACAGAGTTCTTACACGTTCCACAATCCAATCCGGTTCCAGAGCATCTCGACTCATCGGGAAGATGAACCGATCTGTTAGCCTCACTATTTACTGA